Within the Agromyces atrinae genome, the region ACCAGTCCCTCGTCCGCATCGGCTTCCGCATGCTGCTCGACGCCGTCGACGACATCGACGTCGTCGGAGAGGCGGCCGACGGCGCGAGCGCCATCGCTCTCGTGCGGACGACACCGATCGACGTCGTGCTCATGGACGTCCGGATGCCCGGCGTCGACGGAATCGCCGCGACGGCGGAGATCACCTCACGACCCGACGGTCCGCGCGTCATCGTGCTCACGACCTTCGACCTCGACGACTACGCGTTCGCCGCGCTCCGCGCGGGAGCGAGCGGTTTCCTCGTGAAGGATGCCCGCCCCGCCGAACTGCTCGCGGCGATCCGTTCGGTGCACTCGGGCGACGCCGCACTCGCGCCGCGCGTCACGCGTCGCCTCGTCGAGCTCTTCGCCGAATCGACCGTGGCGAGCGCACCCTCCACGAACACGGATGTGACGCACCTGCTCACTCCGCGCGAGCGTGAGGTCCTCGCCGCCATCGCGCTCGGGCGATCGAACACCGAGATCGCGAGCGACCTCTTCCTCTCGGAGTCGACCGTGAAGACCCACGTCGGACGCCTGCTGCAGAAGCTGTCCGCACGCGATCGGGTGCACCTCGTCATCATCGCGTACGAGGCCGGGATCGTCTCGATCGGGAAGGGCCGCCAGGCCG harbors:
- a CDS encoding response regulator, giving the protein MNTAPIRIAIVDDQSLVRIGFRMLLDAVDDIDVVGEAADGASAIALVRTTPIDVVLMDVRMPGVDGIAATAEITSRPDGPRVIVLTTFDLDDYAFAALRAGASGFLVKDARPAELLAAIRSVHSGDAALAPRVTRRLVELFAESTVASAPSTNTDVTHLLTPREREVLAAIALGRSNTEIASDLFLSESTVKTHVGRLLQKLSARDRVHLVIIAYEAGIVSIGKGRQADSVG